The sequence below is a genomic window from Phoenix dactylifera cultivar Barhee BC4 chromosome 16, palm_55x_up_171113_PBpolish2nd_filt_p, whole genome shotgun sequence.
CGGATCCCATCTTGGCTCGGCATGAATCGGATGATTTGGTTTGACCTGGACGGCCTGCATGTAGGGATAGCAATCGGGTCAGGTTGGATCAGATGTTAGTTGGATAAGATGCAGGCCGggtaaaaaatttattaaccCAAATCCAACCTGCTTATTAAACATTCAAAGTTTCAAATCTTAATctgatttgtttattaaacaagcAATCTGATCTGACCCAcataatctatttattaaataagttaaaTGGATTAGACAGATTTTTAatgagttaaatagatttaagtAAGTTAAGCGGGTTGGGTTAAATAGGTTAGAAACAGATTATGCAAGTTTCAAACAAATTAAACAGATTAAACCAATTGGATCATAACCCGACTCAATTATTAAAAGGATCAATGAATTTAACAggtcaaaaatttaaaattgaattcgacttatttaataaataagtttaAACGGCTTGacttatttataatttaaatttatttatatcatATCCAAATTTACTTTGTCCACAATTTGAATTTACGGATCAGAACTTAAATTGACATCcctaatttttaataaaaaatattatattttttactgaaaataaaaaataatattaaatgagAAACGTATTTAACACGTCTCTAATAGAGTAGTTGCTTTCTTCCCAGGCTGTCGTCGTCGTGATCTCCCGGCCAAATTAATTATTGATGTTCTCGTGTTTATGTGAAGCAGCCCAGGATGTCCATCCGAAAGCTGATTAGGGAGGCTTTCGGGGAGCAGTTGGTGGAGAGGATCCTGACCCTACCTGTTTTTGCCTAGGGAGGGGCGGATAGATTAGTCTGGATGCCGACATGGCGATCGTAGGTGCGAGCCAGGGACATTCACTTGTTGTTGAGCCGAGAGCCAGCCCGACAGATAGAGggaggatggatttggaggatacGGATTCACCTGCGTGTGGCgctcttcatctggaaggtagCGTGGGGTTGCCTACTAACAAGGAGCTTACTAGCACGGTGAGGGGTGAGGATCACTCAGTGTTGTGATGAGTGTACGGAGATTGAGGAGACGATAGATCATGTTCTTCTGCAGTGCCCCAGAGCTAGGGGCATTTGGAGCCGATCGTCCACATTGCTGCCCCATTCAGTTGAGTTGACACAGGATTTGATTCATTGGTTGAGAGTGGCCATGCGGCGGCCTAGCACTGTCGAGGCCGGGATTCGGTGGGCATATTTGGCTCATTCTATCTGGCTGGACAGGAATGCGGGTATATTTGAGGGCAGGCGGTTACCCCCGCggatggtggtggacagagccATGCATCTTGCCAGGGTGGTTTCTACTACTGCCATTACTTTCTCTTATGAGATGGccagggacacctggggtactcTTTCTGCTGTCACAGCGCCCAGGTTTGCCCTAGTCTCTTGGGTACCTccaccccttggtcatctcaaagtgaactttgatggtagtATGTCGGCGGACGGGGTGTCAGGAGGAGTTGGCTTTATTATCAGGGACCATCTCGGCAGTTTGATAGCAGCCGGTGGTTGCCGTGCGCCGGGATTTACTGTAGTCGGTGCGGAGCTGCGGGCAGTCTGGGAGGGGatatcctatgcgaggcgggtactCCGTGCTGAGCACATATGCCTTGAGGGAGACTCCTCTGTGGTGATAGAGTGGATTCGGGGAGTGGATAGATATAGAGACGATCATCTTCTCATCCGTGAGATTCGGAGATTGGCTCAGGAGCCGAGCGTTTTCCAGGCTTCACATGTttttcgggaggcgaacagtgcagcagactgggtcgcctcattTGCCGCTCGGCACTCCGGAAAGGTCATTTGGACATCATTAGGAGATATTCCTCCCACCTTGCACTCTttactttattttgatatgctggatgtactcaagttagagctatatgaattgctgttttcataaaaaaaaaaaaaaaagagcaatcgAAATAAGACACGTAGGGCAGCTGACTGACTTCTTAGTTGTACGTTACTGAAGCATCATTCACTCCCCATGTTCCAGTTCAACAAAGTATTCTAGCAATTCGAAGATGAGAGCGTTTACCAGCTCCTCTCGTGTACTCGAATGCCTTGCTCGCACGGCACGTGGGAAGAAAAAAATGTGGAAATCCGTAGAAAAATTTTTAGCAGGATCAAATCCACGGACTCAATCAATCCAACGATGAGCCAATACATATAAAGAtggataataaataaaaaattatattctatACCGCATGCACTATATCACCGTATGTACAACCATATAAGCCACGCCATattgaatattatttttttaaaaataatatatatatatatatatatatatatatatatatatatatattcagcaGTGGACTTGGTTCATGTTTGGATTGGTGCAGCGGTGGACTTAGATCCTgctaaaaattttaagaaaatcttGTTGGCGGCGTCCTTTCATCTTAACCATGGCTAATTGCAGGCCACAAGATTGAGATGAGGATGGTGCCGAGACTTTTGTCGTCTATGTTGACCTTGTCGGCACCATAGGATTCATAACTGCTCGTCACCGTAGCGCACTCCATCCATTAGTTTTTGAGTTAGCCTTCTCCCCGATGGTTTCATTATCATCGATCTCCTTCGCCCTcgctctcctcctcttcatcagatTCCTCCTCTCATCCAAGAAGAGGAGGCTCCCACCATGCCCTCCTGCCCTTCCTTTCATCGGCCATCTCTATCTATTCAAGAAGCCACTCCACCACGCACTCGTCCGCCTTGCCGACCGCCATGGCccggtcctcctcctccgttttgGCTCCGTCCCCGTCCTCGtcgtctcctcctcttccgccGCCGAGGAGTGCTTCACGACAAATGACGTCACCTTCGCCAACCGCCCCAACCTTCCTTCCGGGAAGCACTTGTCGAACAACTACACCACCCTCGGCACCTCCAACTACGGGCCCCACTGGCGCAACCTCCGCCGCATCGCCACCATCGAGCTCCTCTCCTCCCCCCGCCTCCTCTCCTCCACCGACGTCCGAGCCGAAGAGGTTCATGAGCTGGCCCGCCGTCTCTTCCTCAATTCGAAGGGAGGGACGTCCGAGGGCTTCGTCAAGGTGGAGCTCAAGTCGTGGTTGTTCGAGTTGGCGCTTAACATTATGATGCGGATGATTGCAGGGAAGAGGTACTACGGCAACGACGCTGGGGTGTCCGAGGAGGCGAGACAATTTAGGGAGATAGTGGAGGCCGCCTTCTCATTGGGTGGGACATCGAACCTCGGAGACTTCTTGCCGATGCTAAGGTGGGTGGATTTCCAGGGAGTCAGGAAGAGGTTGGTGAGTCTGCAGAAGAGAAGGGATGAGTTCATGCAGCGACTGATAGATGAATACAGGAACGCTAGTTTGGAGATAAAACaagaggaggaggcggagaagaagaagaagaagaatatgattggtgatttgTTATTGCTGCAGAAGACTGATCCGGAGTACTACACCGACCAGACCATCAAAGCTCTTTGCTTCGTAAGTTATTGTCCGTTTCTTTCTTCTGTAGGTAGATGCAGATTAGGTCGCCGATGGTTGACGTGCAACCAACCGAGAAATAGCCCACCTACGCTGTGGATAGGGGCGTCCAACTTTATGCCCTTTCTGCAACCATATTAACTCTTGCCTTGATCACCTGACTTGTGGTATGGTATGGTAGTACGTACACTCGAACATTTGTACATGAGATAAACTTCTGTAGTTGATTTCTTCTCTCCTGCAGAGTTTATTACAAGCTGGAACAGATACTTCATCTAATACGATTGAGTGGGCTATGTCCCTTCTTCTTAACAATGGAGAGGCATTGACGAAGGTCAGGGAAGAGATCGATGCGCGTGTGGGTAACGAGCGCTTGGTGGAGGAAGCAGATCTTTCTAATCTTCCATACTTGCAGTGTGTCATCGCTGAAACACTTCGTTTGTACCCTGCCGGCCCGCTTCTTTTGCCCCATAAATCAACCAGCGAATGTGCTGTGGAAGGTTACAGTATTCCACAAGGAACAATGTTGCTGGTGAACGCGTACTACATCCATAGAGACGCCAAGACGTGGGAGGAGCCTGCAAAATTCAAGCCAGAAAGATTTGAGAATGGAAAAGGGGAAGGGAAGTGGATGATCCCATTTGgaatggggaggaggaggtgccCAGGGGAAGGGCTTGCAATGAGAGAGGTTGGGCTAGCACTTGGGACATTGATCCAATGCTTTGAGTGGAAGAGAGTTGGCGAAGAAGAGGTGGACATGAGTGAAGGCCCCGGATTGACCTTACCTAAGGCCGTTCCCTTAGAGGCCATGTATTCTCCACGCCAAGCTATGATCAACATTCTTGCAGGACTTTGAATCGCTTTATATAATATGTttataattttcatattatgtacttttactttttatatatttatatgtactTATGTTTATATTACAAGCATACAAGATTAATCTTTGGGCTGGTTGCGTGTCAAGCTGCAAAATATAGGTTTTGGTAGGATAGTGTCTCTGTTTTGGAGGTTgtaaattttaatgatgacaTTTTGGTGGGCCTGAAGAAAGTGAGGACAATGGTTAAGTGGAGTAGGCCCACTACTATGTCCAAGATGTGCAGTTTTAAAGACAACCCTCAATGATTGAGATGAATGTAGGATAGAAAAAATGGGGCTTGGGCTCTCCTAAccacataaaaagaaaaaaaaaatgacataaatgcgaAAGTATTTTTGAAAGGATATTTCAAGCATCATGTTAGTTGGATGTCAGATTTTTCTATGTAATGTGAATTAGTTTTTAGTTGTACAATACTATTCATAGTGCCACGTCAGTGCAAGTAGGTCAGCCCATCAAAATCTGATAAGGGAGAGACTATtgcatttcttttttctaattagaagtaaaaagaatataaaatttttcaaaaaaaatgctaTACTGTTTATAATCTATTAAGATTATAAATTTAGTAAAGATGAGAGTTGAATCCTGGTTATTTGTATCAACAATACGTCGCAAACTCAATTATATGACGCCTTATTAGAGGCTATAATTAGTTATAACCTCCAAACACCTAATCACCCCCGAACGAAATTTTTTCCATCAGTTTTTCTAATATCGGATGTATGGAAGATTACTCCCACATTTGTCGATATGTTCATGTtacaagaaaaatgaaaaaatctTTTTTCCACCATAGATTTAGCTTTTAATGAATCTCCTACTCTAAACAATTAATTAGAAAAGTTATAAAGCCCAAGCAACAAAGGATTGTGGTCTATTACTTCCATCTCACTAGCTATAAGCCATTTATCCATGCCTTTACGAAACACTCTCTTATGTCTCCCgtacccttcctcttctccccgTCATCAATCCCCTCTTCTCCAAAAACATTTAAGCCCTGACATTCTAAAgatccaaatccattcaaatttgaTCACAAGTACCACGATTAGCCTAGTGTTCTATTGTCCATACGGCCGATTTTCTGGATCCActatgataccatttgtaacaatctagAATTTCATCTAAAAAGACTAATCGaatgatatttttttagaattttttagtCTTATACAAGTATCTAATATCTCCTATATAAATAACCGACGTCGAACCAAATACACACCAAGTCCAGCTAGTGAAGATGGAGTTGAAGCCGGCGTTGTTCGAGCTGGCATTGAACATCATAACGAGGATGATTGCCAGGAAGAGATACTATGGAGAAGAATCGGGGGTCTCGGAGGAGGCGAGGCGGTTTAGGGAGATATATATCAAAGGAGGGCCTCTCTTTGGATGGAGCGACCAAGCTTGGGATTTCTTGCCCCTGCTGAGATGGGTCGATTTCCAGGGAGTTACAAGGAGGTCCATAAGCTTGCAGAATAGGAGGGAGAAGTTCTTGCAGAGACTGATAGATGAGCACAGGAGGAAGAACAATGAGattaaagaggaggaggagaagaagactaTGATTGGTGATTTGCAATCACTGCAGAAGACGGATTCAAAATATTACGACGACCAGATGATAAAAGCACTTTGCCAGGTAAGCTAATGTCGAATGTAGATTTCAATTCTTTTAGTTTCTTAATTCATGAATATACGAGCATTATTATGTTGCAGCAAATGATCAACATGCTAAGTTTGACGTCCTGCCGATCTAATTAATTTGTATAGCCTCCCTATACGTAATACTTGTCATGACTGGTTGCTTTTCTTGTTG
It includes:
- the LOC103700850 gene encoding cytochrome P450 81Q32-like, translated to MVSLSSISFALALLLFIRFLLSSKKRRLPPCPPALPFIGHLYLFKKPLHHALVRLADRHGPVLLLRFGSVPVLVVSSSSAAEECFTTNDVTFANRPNLPSGKHLSNNYTTLGTSNYGPHWRNLRRIATIELLSSPRLLSSTDVRAEEVHELARRLFLNSKGGTSEGFVKVELKSWLFELALNIMMRMIAGKRYYGNDAGVSEEARQFREIVEAAFSLGGTSNLGDFLPMLRWVDFQGVRKRLVSLQKRRDEFMQRLIDEYRNASLEIKQEEEAEKKKKKNMIGDLLLLQKTDPEYYTDQTIKALCFSLLQAGTDTSSNTIEWAMSLLLNNGEALTKVREEIDARVGNERLVEEADLSNLPYLQCVIAETLRLYPAGPLLLPHKSTSECAVEGYSIPQGTMLLVNAYYIHRDAKTWEEPAKFKPERFENGKGEGKWMIPFGMGRRRCPGEGLAMREVGLALGTLIQCFEWKRVGEEEVDMSEGPGLTLPKAVPLEAMYSPRQAMINILAGL
- the LOC103700920 gene encoding isoflavone 3'-hydroxylase-like → MELKPALFELALNIITRMIARKRYYGEESGVSEEARRFREIYIKGGPLFGWSDQAWDFLPLLRWVDFQGVTRRSISLQNRREKFLQRLIDEHRRKNNEIKEEEEKKTMIGDLQSLQKTDSKYYDDQMIKALCQSLLIPGTDPSSGAIVWAMSRLLNNPESLKKAQAEIDERVGNGRLLGEKDLSVVLYQYTTSASSKKLFG